The Lycium barbarum isolate Lr01 chromosome 10, ASM1917538v2, whole genome shotgun sequence genome includes a region encoding these proteins:
- the LOC132614997 gene encoding leucine aminopeptidase-like — MAPVDPHSFTDSTHPLTTHISLTFYFDFPSSTISSATLLSLPTPYSGPFTLDTRSLSVSSVLDPLSLSSLPFSLSQPDTILGQSLTISLSNQTQVLILSKTTPSSSALQWLSPTQTFNKTHPFVYTHCQPIHARSIFPCQDTPAARVKYAAKLNIPSQLSAVMAARHMERGPPLPSEAQGVCEDSVWCGDDRVVEEFVMEQPIPPYLFAFAVGELGFREVGPRTKVYAEAVPEVLDAAATEFAGTEEIMQVGERLFGPYEWERFDLLVLPPSFPLGGMENPRMVFLTPTVIKGDGSGSQVVAHELAHSWTGNLITNKNNDHFWLNEGFTTYAERRIVEAMQGEDIASLNIGIGWKWLVKDMERFNDNMEFTKLKTSQAGVDPDDVYSVVPYEKGFQFLRRIERQIGRPAFDDFLKKYIGTFKFQSIDTDMFLSFLQANVPGIENEIDLKLWTEGTGIPPDAMEPVSNIYSKIVSLANEFKLGKIPREDEVGDWKGQEWELYLENLPKSVEASQVTALDALYHLSKSKNYDVKVGFLQLAISARCRDYYGVVEKTLKEVGRILYLRPLYTTLIQCAGEEEDKAFARRVFSEACDSYHPIAQAVIEATLAKHV; from the exons ATGGCACCTGTTGATCCACATTCATTCACTGATTCAACACATCCACTCACCACCCATATTTCCCTCACTTTCTACTTTGATTTTCCATCTTCCACCATTTCCTCTGCTACTCTTCTCTCCCTTCCTACACCTTACAGTGGACCCTTCACTCTCGACACTCGTTCACTCTCTGTCTCCTCTGTGCTCGACCCTCTTTCCCTTTCTTCGCTTCCTTTCTCCCTTTCCCAACCAGACACAATTCTTGGACAATCACTCACCATTTCACTTTCTAACCAAACCCAAGTCTTGATTCTATCCAAAACTACCCCTTCAAGTTCTGCCCTCCAATGGCTTTCCCCTACTCAAACTTTCAACAAGACTCACCCTTTTGTGTATACCCATTGCCAGCCTATTCACGCCCGTTCCATCTTTCCTTGTCAGGATACACCCGCTGCGCGTGTCAAGTATGCTGCAAAACTGAACATCCCGAGCCAGTTATCAGCTGTTATGGCTGCCAGACACATGGAGAGGGGGCCCCCACTCCCGTCTGAGGCGCAAGGTGTTTGTGAGGATTCGGTGTGGTGTGGGGATGATAGGGTGGTGGAGGAGTTTGTGATGGAACAGCCTATACCTCCTTATTTATTTGCATTTGCAGTGGGGGAGTTGGGGTTCAGGGAGGTGGGACCCAGGACTAAGGTGTATGCTGAGGCTGTTCCTGAAGTCTTGGATGCTGCTGCTACGGAGTTTGCTGGCACGGAAGAGATCATGCAGGTTGGGGAGAGGCTTTTTGGACCTTATGAATGGGAAAGGTTTGATCTTTTGGTGTTGCCTCCGAGTTTTCCTCTCGGCGGAATGGAGAATCCGAGGATGGTTTTCTTGACGCCAACTGTGATCAAGGGGGACGGCAGTGGATCACAGGTGGTGGCTCATGAGCTTGCTCATAGCTGGACAGGGAATTTGATCACAAACAAAAACAACGACCACTTTTGGTTGAATGAG GGTTTTACAACATATGCAGAGCGAAGAATTGTTGAGGCCATGCAAGGCGAGGACATTGCTTCGTTAAATATTGGAATTGGTTGGAAGTGGCTTGTTAAGGATATGGAGAGATTCAATGATAACATGGAGTTCACCAAGCTAAAGACAAGTCAGGCAGGTGTCGATCCGGATGACGTGTACTCTGTAGTTCCATATGAAAAAGGCTTCCAATTTTTACGGCGCATTGAGAGACAG ATTGGAAGACCTGCGTTTGATGACTTCCTGAAGAAGTATATTGGTACCTTCAAATTTCAGTCTATTGACACTGATATGTTTCTCAGTTTCCTTCAAGCTAATGTTCCTGGAATAGAGAACGAGATTGATTTGAAACTTTGGACTGAGGGCACTGGGATTCCTCCGGATGCCATGGAACCAGTTTCTAACATCTATTCTAAGATTGTTTCGCTTGCTAATGAGTTCAAGCTAGGTAAGATACCAAGAGAGGATGAAGTTGGTGACTGGAAGGGACAGGAATGGGAGCTTTACCTCGAGAACCTACCCAAATCTGTTGAAGCATCTCAG GTGACAGCTTTAGATGCTCTCTATCATCTTTCAAAGTCGAAAAATTATGATGTCAAGGTAGGTTTTCTTCAGCTGGCCATTTCAGCAAGGTGCAGAGACTACTATGGTGTGGTAGAAAAAACTCTGAAAGAAGTTGGCAGGATATTATACCTTCGTCCGCTCTACACAACACTCATACAATGTGCTGGGGAGGAAGAAGACAAAGCTTTCGCTAGAAGGGTATTCTCGGAGGCTTGTGATTCTTATCACCCCATAGCTCAGGCTGTCATTGAAGCTACTCTTGCCAAACATGTCTGA